One window of the Apium graveolens cultivar Ventura unplaced genomic scaffold, ASM990537v1 ctg5390, whole genome shotgun sequence genome contains the following:
- the LOC141702633 gene encoding cationic peroxidase 2-like, with protein sequence MDSYLNNVSLLLLLLLVTPLALAQTKVGFYSSSCPKAESIVTDTVKKHVKSNTAVAPGLLRMIFHDCFVHGCDASILIDGSDTEKTAVPNLLLRGYDVIEDAKTQLEAECPGVVSCADILALAGRDSTVAVGGLTYKVPTGRRDGLVSQASDTANLPRFTDSVSVQKQKFSDVGLSAQDLVTLVGGHTIGTVACQFVSYRLYNYTGAGDVDPSIDSAFVSTLKSLCPQNGDGNKRIALDYGSGDDFDNSFFKNVQNSRGILESDQSLWVDSTTKNFVQRFIGIRGLAGLTLNVEFGKAMIKMTNIGVKTGTDGEIRKVCSKIN encoded by the exons ATGGATTCTTATCTTAACAATGTCTCTCTTCTATTGCTTCTTTTACTTGTCACGCCTTTGGCATTGGCACAAACTAAGGTCGGGTTTTACTCGAGTTCTTGTCCCAAAGCCGAATCAATTGTTACAGACACAGTTAAGAAACATGTTAAGTCCAATACTGCTGTTGCTCCTGGATTGCTAAGAATGATCTTCCATGATTGTTTCGTTCATGGTTGTGATGCTTCCATTCTTATTGATGGTAGCGATACTGAGAAAACTGCTGTACCAAATCTTTTGTTGAGAGGATATGATGTCATTGAGGATGCTAAAACACAACTAGAGGCAGAATGCCCTGGTGTAGTGTCTTGTGCTGATATTCTTGCACTTGCTGGTCGTGATTCTACAGTTGCG GTTGGTGGATTGACATACAAAGTGCCTACAGGACGGAGAGATGGACTAGTTTCACAAGCTTCAGATACCGCTAATCTGCCAAGGTTCACAGATTCAGTCTCTGTCCAAAAGCAAAAGTTTTCAGATGTAGGTCTCAGTGCTCAAGATCTCGTTACTCTTGTTG GAGGACACACAATAGGAACAGTTGCCTGCCAATTCGTGAGCTACAGATTATATAACTACACAGGCGCCGGTGATGTTGATCCTTCCATTGATTCTGCATTCGTTTCTACACTCAAATCTCTTTGTCCCCAAAACGGTGACGGAAACAAACGCATTGCCTTGGATTATGGAAGCGGGGACGATTTCGATAACTCTTTTTTTAAAAATGTGCAAAACAGCCGCGGAATTCTTGAATCAGATCAAAGCCTGTGGGTGGACAGTACAACTAAGAATTTTGTACAGAGGTTTATTGGCATTAGAGGCTTGGCTGGGCTTACTTTGAATGTGGAGTTTGGAAAAGCTATGATTAAAATGACCAATATTGGGGTGAAAACTGGTACTGATGGTGAAATTCGAAAAGTTTGttctaaaattaattaa